In Anguilla rostrata isolate EN2019 chromosome 1, ASM1855537v3, whole genome shotgun sequence, a genomic segment contains:
- the zyx gene encoding LOW QUALITY PROTEIN: zyxin (The sequence of the model RefSeq protein was modified relative to this genomic sequence to represent the inferred CDS: deleted 1 base in 1 codon) codes for MGDSGSSKPLVVTSSLSFKVTTPSFYNQPKKFASVAPPRPKSQIGQPHGSAVGTAVIGRVGELPPPPPAVCEDFPPPPPPLDDAELPAPPPECQTTPPAFEAPPPAFPASPPPEEDLPLPSPPGEEPPLPCSPPAPPPPPPPPLPAASNSNNAQRFLEKQTSFDRQLDSLTDMLSEMETRGPFNPKMPSQVPLVPTPKPFVPPPTAPKPGLSFLPPPELQDRPPPAPWAEELKLRQTNRHANQPPGSAPAPAQAQPAPKGPGVAPKSSFPVSNAGASSGPKAAASGPPASQKQPSGGAPAFAPKPAPSASFPPPPPPVNQAPPTSVTPGFSRPKPAPAGNQVRVSPPSVSPQPKAVAPPPSSQTKPMGAPASKPSAPGPGGVPLSMKEVEELERMTQDFIKDMDTHAPVITSPPTERCGKCGEALSRAQPAVRAMDKLFHSDCFCCMDCQRTLQGLQFYDRDGQPQCEDCYVSSLAVCARCNERVTDRVLKAVGQTFHAHCFRCCTCSCSLEGAPFITDDNNNPYCVADYHRRFSPLCVSCNEPIVPDPGSEETVRVVALEKNFHLKCYRCEDCARPLSIEADADGCYPLDGRILCMKCHTQRAKQAAQ; via the exons atgggtGACTCCGGCAGCAGCAAACCGCTGGTGGTgacttcctccctctccttcaagGTTACCACGCCCTCCTTCTACAACCAGCCGAAAAAGTTTGCTTCGGTCGCGCCGCCTCGGCCCAAAAGCCAGATCGGCCAGCCGCACGGCTCGGCTGTCGGCACAGCTGTCATCGGCCGCGTCGGAGAGCTGCCCCCACCGCCTCCCGCCGTCTGTGAGG AtttcccaccccctcctcccccattgGATGATGCTGAGctaccagccccacccccagaatGCCAGACCACACCCCCTGCTTTCGAGGCTCCCCCGCCTGCcttccccgcc tcccccccgccaGAGGAGGATTTGCCTCTCCCGTCACCGCCTGGAGaggagccccccctcccctgttccccgcctgccccaccccccccgccaccgcccccTCTCCCAGCAGCCAGTAACAGCAATAACGCACAG AGGTTCCTGGAGAAGCAGACCAGCTTTGACAGACAGCTGGACTCCCTGACTGACATGCTGTCTGAGATGGAGACCAGAGGACCCTTTAACCCAAAG atgCCTAGTCAAGTCCCACTCGTGCCTACGCCCAAGCCCTTCGTCCCACCACCCACCGCCCCAAAACCAGGCCTCTCCTTCCTGCCTCCCCCCGAGCTCCAGGACCGCCCACCTCCCGCCCCCTGGGCGGAGGAGCTCAAGCTGAGGCAGACGAACAGGCACGCCAACCAACCcccgggctccgcccccgcccccgctcaaGCACAGCCGGCCCCCAAGGGCCCCGGTGTGGCTCCTAAGTCTTCCTTCCCCGTGAGCAACGCCGGCGCGAGCTCTGGCCCCAAAGCCGCCGCTTCGGGCCCCCCGGCCAGCCAGAAGCAGCCGAGCGGCGGCGCCCCTGCGTTCGCCCCTAAGCCGGCCCCCTCCGCCTCCttccccccgccgccgccccctgttaaccaggccccgcccacctcggTCACTCCAGGCTTCAGCCGCCCCAAGCCCGCCCCCGCCGGCAACCAGGTGCGCGTGAgccctccctccgtctccccgCAGCCCAAGgccgtggccccgcccccctcgtcTCAGACCAAGCCAATGGGAGCGCCGGCCTCCAAG cCCTCGGCCCCGGGCCCTGGAGGAGTACCGCTCTCCatgaaggaggtggaggagctggagaggatgACGCAAGACTTCATCAAGGACATGGACACCCACGCCCCTGTCATCACGTCCCCTCCTACAG agCGCTGTGGGAAGTGTGGGGAGGCGCTGTCCCGGGCTCAGCCTGCGGTGAGAGCGATGGACAAGCTCTTCCACTCAGACTGCTTCTGCTGCATGGACTGCCAGCGTACTCTGCAGGGCCTGCAGTTCTACGACCGAGATGGGCAGCCTCAGTGTGAGGACTGCTATGTG AGCTCCCTGGCGGTGTGCGCGCGCTGCAATGAGCGGGTGACCGACCGCGTGCTGAAGGCCGTCGGCCAGACCTTCCACGCCCACTGCTTCCGCTGCtgcacctgcagctgcagcctggAGGGGGCGCCCTTCATCACCGACGACAACAACAACCCCTACTGCGTGGCTGACTACCACCG GCGCTTCTCCCCTCTGTGCGTGAGCTGCAATGAGCCCATTGTGCCTGACCCAGGCAGCGAAGAGACGGTCAGAGTGGTGGCCCTGGAGAAGAACTTTCACCTTAAGTGCTACCGATGCGAG GACTGCGCTCGCCCGCTCTCCATAGAGGCCGACGCCGACGGCTGCTACCCGCTGGACGGCAGGATCCTCTGCATGAAGTGCCACACCCAGCGCGCCAAGCAGGCCGCGCAGTGA